A genomic window from Coleofasciculus chthonoplastes PCC 7420 includes:
- a CDS encoding NupC/NupG family nucleoside CNT transporter, with the protein MERLISALGLLVFIGLGYVLSVNRRGIRWQPVLWGIALQLILAVLILRTAPGLVVFEFLGQLVTQFLDFSDAGAKFVLGENLEERFIAFKVLPTIIFFSSFITILYHYKILPQVVKAVAWVMFKTLKTSGAETLSAAANIFVGSTEAPLLVKPYVSTMTLSELHAVMTGGFATVAGGVLAAYISFGIPPEHLIAASVMSAPAALAISKLLYPETESSKTAGKITLEVKPTTVNGIDAAATGALDGLKLAANVAAMLIAFLGLLAMVNGILGWLGGLVGLPQLTLESILAIILAPVAWLMGVPWSDCGQVAILLGKKTILNEFIAYLDLKALIEQSQLSERSIIIATYALCGFSNIGSIGIQLGGIGGIAPNRQPDLARLGVRALIGGTLACFMTACIAGMLL; encoded by the coding sequence ATGGAACGCTTAATTTCTGCCTTGGGGCTGCTGGTATTCATCGGCTTAGGCTACGTTTTATCTGTCAATCGGCGGGGGATTCGCTGGCAACCTGTATTATGGGGTATTGCCTTGCAATTAATTCTGGCGGTGTTAATTCTCAGGACAGCACCAGGGTTGGTTGTCTTTGAGTTTTTAGGGCAGTTAGTGACTCAGTTTCTGGATTTCTCTGATGCTGGGGCAAAGTTTGTTTTGGGTGAAAATTTAGAGGAGCGCTTTATTGCCTTCAAAGTCCTACCGACAATTATCTTTTTCTCGTCTTTCATCACGATTCTTTATCACTATAAAATTTTGCCGCAGGTGGTTAAGGCAGTCGCTTGGGTAATGTTCAAAACCTTGAAAACATCGGGCGCAGAAACCCTGAGTGCAGCAGCGAATATCTTTGTCGGTTCAACGGAAGCCCCGCTATTAGTCAAACCGTATGTATCCACAATGACGCTTTCTGAGTTGCACGCGGTAATGACAGGGGGATTTGCCACTGTAGCTGGGGGTGTCTTGGCGGCTTATATTTCCTTTGGAATTCCTCCCGAACATCTCATCGCTGCTTCGGTGATGTCTGCACCAGCCGCTTTAGCCATTTCTAAACTCTTGTATCCGGAAACAGAGTCCTCGAAAACCGCCGGGAAAATTACCCTGGAGGTGAAGCCGACAACAGTGAATGGGATTGATGCGGCGGCGACAGGGGCGCTGGATGGGTTAAAATTAGCCGCCAATGTAGCAGCAATGTTGATTGCATTCTTGGGACTGTTAGCCATGGTGAACGGCATTTTGGGGTGGTTGGGTGGATTAGTTGGACTACCCCAGCTCACGCTAGAATCAATTTTAGCGATTATTTTGGCTCCTGTGGCGTGGTTAATGGGTGTTCCTTGGTCAGATTGTGGTCAGGTGGCAATTTTGTTAGGAAAAAAGACGATTTTGAATGAATTTATTGCTTATCTGGATCTCAAAGCATTGATTGAGCAATCTCAGCTATCGGAACGGTCAATTATTATTGCCACTTACGCCTTGTGTGGCTTTTCCAATATCGGTTCAATTGGAATTCAACTGGGTGGAATTGGCGGAATCGCACCAAATCGGCAACCTGATTTAGCACGGTTAGGCGTGCGAGCATTAATTGGCGGAACACTCGCTTGTTTTATGACCGCTTGTATTGCTGGAATGTTATTGTAA
- a CDS encoding PAS domain S-box protein, translating to MSIATAFKLNHNNGLAINRYPLTVTPDISVEEALARMTQTHSSCLLVLANHQPNSPVVGIFTERDTVQLIASGVDWRTLSLASVMTTSVMTITETEAQDIVTVINCLRQYKIRHLPVVGERGNLIGVITPQTIRDVLQPVDLLNHKKVSDVMATRVIHAMETTSILELAQLMNAQRVSCVVIVKEAEFPVSQQNSVKAAFAETLPIAQPNFLNPPLHTQNLLRPIGIVTERDIVQFGNLGLDLANTPVTTVMSTPLLLIQPTDSIWSAHQLMQQHRVRRLVVSGEAGELAGLITQTQILNTINPIDIYQTVDTLEHLLDQQTSQLRQLNQQLRQEISKRELLQAKFQSSEAKIRAVFEAMTDIVLVIDTHDHQIQEVEVIPTASNCLYEDTTFIDQIIQRLLGDPTQTDSVWVETIQQAIATQQTLTLDYCLWLQGREVWFSASISPIAKHSVVWVARDISDRKRMEAELRESEDCFRKAFNYAASGMALVALDGYFLKVNRYLCEILGYSEAELLAKTCPEITHPSDLEAERDYTRQLLNGEIRYYHLEKRYIHKQGHSIWILLSVSLVRDSRGNPLYSLAQMQDITERKQIEEALQGNQRLLRAITQANPSILYIYDRINKQILYFNRKIQNLLGYTPEDVIQMEDDLLATLMHPDDLPGILHHFQHLETAQTDQVFDLEYRIKHKNGEWRWLSSRETVFTWNQEGKPEQILGTATDISDHKQAEAALRESEERWQLALQGNQDGIWDWNITTGEALISDRYCEILEYDNDQFKLDFQGWQNHLHPDDIGLVNQSLQDYLAQKIPHYAIEYRLRCQDGTYKWLHSRAQALWDDAGHPVRMVGSTRDITERKQAEDQLRYQKELLQTIFDHIPVMICFYDATGHIRLVNREVERVLGWDKGELDTIDLLTECYPNPTDRQKVLDFMFDASGKWQDFSLQTKNSQILETSWANIRLSDGTSIGIGQDITDRKRAEIKLRKSEERWQLALSGNNDGIWDNNLITNEHFLSPRCLEILGYDYETINTFDKWMSYIHPDHVSLVQDTFQRHINRETPDYSLEYQMRCQDGSYKWVLVRGQAHWDELGNPVRAVGSITDITERKQAEERERQKTRELEFTLNQLKRTQTQLIQAEKMSSLGQMVAGIAHEINNPTSFIYGNIEPATEYAQTLLHLVQLYRQHYPQPVSAIAEELDTIDVDFIAYDFPKLLASMEEGANRIIKIVQSLRNFSRLDEAECKQVNIQEGIDNTLLLLQHRLKEQSHRPQIQVIKEYCQLPKLKCYPGQLNQVFMNILSNAIDALEEKLETDLDFEPKIWIRTAVIPGEEGSKDSENQGGSKVVIYMGNSGAEIPTEVYQRIFDPFFTTKPVGKGTGLGLSISYQIVVERHGGELRCDSTPGQGTEFAIELPS from the coding sequence ATGAGCATTGCTACTGCTTTTAAACTGAATCATAACAATGGTTTAGCGATCAATCGCTATCCTCTCACCGTGACACCTGATATCTCGGTGGAGGAGGCTTTAGCGCGGATGACTCAGACTCACAGCAGTTGTCTACTTGTACTAGCCAATCATCAACCGAATAGTCCGGTTGTAGGTATTTTTACTGAACGAGATACCGTGCAACTCATTGCTTCCGGTGTTGACTGGCGAACCTTATCTCTGGCGTCTGTGATGACGACTTCAGTGATGACGATCACAGAAACTGAAGCCCAAGATATCGTTACCGTGATTAATTGCCTGCGTCAGTATAAAATTCGTCATCTTCCGGTGGTGGGAGAGAGGGGAAATTTAATCGGTGTAATCACACCGCAAACGATTCGCGATGTTCTCCAACCCGTTGATTTACTTAACCACAAAAAAGTCTCCGATGTGATGGCTACCCGTGTGATTCACGCCATGGAGACAACTTCTATTTTGGAACTCGCACAACTGATGAATGCACAGCGAGTCAGTTGTGTGGTGATTGTCAAAGAGGCTGAATTTCCTGTTTCCCAGCAAAATTCAGTCAAGGCGGCTTTTGCAGAAACGTTACCAATAGCACAACCGAATTTCCTAAACCCGCCCCTACACACTCAAAACTTACTCCGCCCAATCGGTATTGTCACCGAACGGGATATTGTCCAGTTTGGCAACTTGGGATTGGATTTGGCAAACACCCCCGTTACCACCGTAATGAGTACCCCGCTATTACTCATTCAACCCACTGACTCGATTTGGAGTGCCCATCAACTCATGCAGCAGCATCGCGTGCGACGGTTGGTTGTCTCAGGTGAAGCCGGAGAATTGGCGGGTTTAATTACGCAGACACAGATCCTGAACACGATTAATCCCATTGATATTTATCAAACCGTGGATACCCTAGAACATTTGTTAGATCAGCAAACATCTCAATTGCGTCAGTTAAATCAACAACTGCGACAGGAAATTAGTAAGCGTGAATTACTGCAAGCCAAATTTCAATCCTCTGAAGCCAAAATCCGGGCTGTATTTGAGGCAATGACGGATATCGTTCTGGTGATTGATACTCACGATCACCAGATTCAAGAGGTTGAAGTTATTCCCACCGCTTCAAATTGTCTGTATGAGGATACAACATTTATAGATCAGATCATCCAGCGATTGTTGGGAGATCCCACCCAAACCGATTCAGTATGGGTGGAAACGATTCAACAGGCGATCGCCACCCAGCAAACCCTGACTCTAGATTACTGTCTGTGGCTACAGGGGCGAGAGGTTTGGTTTAGCGCCAGTATTTCCCCGATCGCGAAACACTCGGTTGTCTGGGTGGCGCGGGATATTAGCGATCGCAAACGGATGGAAGCTGAACTGCGAGAGAGTGAAGACTGTTTCCGTAAGGCGTTTAACTACGCGGCTAGTGGGATGGCGTTAGTCGCCCTCGATGGTTATTTTCTGAAAGTGAATCGTTACTTGTGTGAAATTCTGGGCTATTCCGAAGCCGAATTATTAGCCAAAACTTGCCCAGAAATCACCCATCCTAGTGATCTAGAAGCGGAACGTGATTATACCCGTCAACTCCTCAACGGTGAAATTCGTTACTACCATTTAGAAAAGCGATATATTCATAAACAGGGACATAGTATCTGGATTCTCTTGAGCGTTTCCCTGGTGCGAGATAGTCGGGGTAACCCGTTGTATAGTCTTGCTCAAATGCAAGATATTACCGAGCGAAAACAGATTGAAGAAGCCCTGCAAGGAAACCAAAGGTTGCTGCGTGCTATTACTCAGGCAAATCCCAGTATCTTGTATATTTATGACCGTATCAATAAGCAAATTCTTTACTTTAATCGCAAAATCCAGAACCTGCTTGGCTATACACCGGAAGACGTGATCCAGATGGAGGATGATCTTCTGGCGACGCTGATGCACCCCGATGATTTACCGGGAATTCTCCACCATTTTCAGCACTTGGAAACCGCCCAAACTGACCAGGTATTTGATTTAGAATATCGAATTAAGCACAAAAATGGGGAATGGCGCTGGCTGTCTAGTCGGGAGACAGTCTTTACCTGGAACCAGGAAGGGAAACCGGAGCAAATTTTAGGAACCGCCACTGATATTAGCGATCACAAACAAGCTGAAGCCGCCCTGCGGGAAAGTGAAGAACGATGGCAATTAGCGCTTCAGGGGAATCAGGATGGGATTTGGGATTGGAATATCACCACGGGGGAAGCCTTAATCTCTGATCGCTACTGCGAAATCCTGGAATACGATAACGATCAATTTAAACTTGATTTTCAGGGATGGCAAAACCATCTGCATCCTGATGATATTGGCTTGGTGAATCAGAGTCTACAAGATTACCTAGCGCAAAAAATACCCCATTACGCGATCGAGTATCGTCTACGCTGTCAGGATGGAACCTACAAATGGCTACACTCTCGCGCCCAAGCCCTCTGGGATGACGCCGGACATCCGGTGCGAATGGTGGGTTCTACCCGCGATATCACCGAACGCAAACAAGCCGAAGATCAACTCCGCTACCAGAAGGAACTTCTACAAACCATCTTTGACCATATTCCGGTGATGATTTGTTTTTATGATGCCACGGGTCATATTCGATTAGTTAACCGAGAAGTGGAACGGGTTTTAGGGTGGGATAAAGGTGAATTGGATACGATTGATTTGTTAACCGAATGTTATCCCAATCCAACAGATCGCCAGAAGGTTTTGGATTTTATGTTCGATGCGTCCGGAAAATGGCAAGATTTCAGCCTACAGACTAAAAACAGTCAAATTCTGGAAACCTCGTGGGCAAATATTCGCCTCAGTGATGGAACCAGTATTGGTATCGGACAAGATATCACGGATCGCAAACGGGCAGAAATTAAACTGAGAAAGAGTGAGGAACGCTGGCAATTAGCGCTCTCAGGTAATAATGATGGGATTTGGGATAATAATCTGATTACCAATGAGCATTTCTTATCGCCCCGTTGTCTAGAAATACTCGGATATGACTATGAGACTATCAATACGTTTGACAAATGGATGAGTTACATTCATCCAGATCATGTCTCCTTAGTTCAGGACACCTTTCAACGGCATATTAACAGGGAAACACCTGATTATTCCCTAGAGTATCAGATGCGCTGTCAAGATGGAAGTTATAAATGGGTGTTGGTGCGGGGACAGGCACATTGGGACGAGTTAGGCAATCCCGTCCGCGCTGTTGGTTCAATTACAGATATCACCGAGCGCAAGCAGGCGGAGGAACGAGAGCGGCAAAAAACACGGGAGTTAGAATTCACTCTCAATCAATTAAAACGCACTCAAACCCAACTGATTCAAGCGGAAAAAATGTCGTCGTTGGGACAAATGGTGGCGGGAATTGCCCACGAAATTAATAATCCCACCAGTTTTATCTATGGGAATATCGAGCCTGCGACGGAGTATGCTCAAACCCTACTCCACTTAGTCCAGCTTTATCGACAGCACTATCCGCAACCTGTCAGCGCGATCGCGGAAGAACTCGATACTATAGATGTTGATTTTATTGCCTACGATTTCCCCAAACTACTAGCCTCTATGGAAGAGGGGGCGAATCGAATCATTAAGATTGTCCAATCCTTACGCAATTTTTCGCGTTTGGATGAAGCGGAGTGCAAGCAGGTCAATATTCAGGAAGGGATTGATAATACGCTGTTACTCTTACAGCACCGACTTAAAGAACAATCCCATCGTCCTCAGATTCAGGTGATTAAAGAGTATTGTCAATTACCAAAGCTTAAATGTTATCCGGGTCAGCTAAATCAGGTGTTTATGAATATCCTCAGTAATGCCATTGATGCGCTAGAGGAGAAACTGGAAACTGACCTCGACTTTGAACCCAAAATTTGGATTCGCACGGCTGTGATTCCCGGTGAGGAAGGGTCTAAGGATAGCGAGAATCAGGGTGGTTCAAAGGTGGTAATTTATATGGGAAACAGTGGTGCAGAAATACCAACCGAGGTTTATCAACGCATATTTGATCCATTCTTTACCACAAAACCTGTAGGTAAGGGAACGGGTTTAGGATTATCCATCAGTTATCAGATTGTCGTGGAACGCCATGGGGGTGAGTTGCGCTGCGATTCGACTCCCGGTCAAGGAACGGAGTTCGCGATCGAATTACCAAGTTAG